In Streptomyces sp. DG2A-72, one genomic interval encodes:
- a CDS encoding IS5 family transposase (programmed frameshift), giving the protein MGRGDLTSDEWVRLKAHLPKSGQRGGRWESHRRVINGILFRQRTGVLWRDLPARFGKWKTVYERRRRWSADGTWDRISAAVLAGADAEGRIDWSMVSVDSTSCRAHQHAAGARRKPPRLPGKRRTPRQHRPDEGLGRSRGGLTCKIHLAGEGGRRPLTLLITPGQWGDAPQLIPVMERIRVGRLSGGRPRTRPEHLGGDKAYSSRRNRRYLRRRQIKHTIPEPKNQRANRQRRGSKGGRPTGFDATIYKRRNEVERTILALKNSRAVATRYDKRAYIFHGTLTLAAIRLWLRP; this is encoded by the exons ATGGGGCGGGGAGATCTGACGAGTGACGAGTGGGTCCGACTCAAGGCACATCTGCCGAAGTCCGGGCAGCGGGGCGGCCGTTGGGAGAGCCACCGCCGGGTGATCAATGGGATTCTGTTCCGGCAGCGCACCGGGGTGCTGTGGCGGGATCTGCCTGCGCGTTTCGGCAAGTGGAAGACGGTGTACGAACGCCGTAGGCGCTGGTCGGCGGATGGCACATGGGACAGAATCTCCGCGGCCGTCCTGGCCGGCGCCGATGCGGAAGGCCGCATCGACTGGTCGATGGTGAGCGTGGACTCCACCTCCTGCCGGGCCCACCAACACGCCGCCGGAGCACGCAGAAAACCCCCGCGGCTGCCGGGAA AAAGACGCACGCCCCGGCAGCACCGCCCCGACGAGGGGCTCGGACGCTCCCGGGGCGGCCTGACCTGCAAAATCCATCTCGCCGGTGAGGGCGGACGCCGCCCTCTGACTCTGTTGATCACCCCGGGGCAGTGGGGCGACGCCCCGCAGCTCATCCCGGTCATGGAACGCATCCGCGTCGGCCGACTGAGCGGCGGACGCCCCCGCACGCGGCCGGAACACCTCGGCGGAGACAAGGCGTATTCATCCCGCCGCAACCGCCGTTACCTGCGACGACGCCAGATCAAGCACACCATCCCCGAGCCGAAGAACCAGCGGGCCAACCGACAGCGCCGCGGCAGCAAGGGCGGCCGGCCCACCGGCTTCGACGCGACGATCTACAAACGGAGGAACGAGGTTGAGCGAACGATCTTAGCGCTCAAGAACTCCCGGGCCGTCGCGACGAGATACGACAAGAGGGCCTACATCTTTCACGGCACCCTCACCCTCGCCGCCATCCGGCTCTGGCTCCGGCCGTGA
- a CDS encoding helix-turn-helix domain-containing protein: MPARHFDRHRARAVRRAADILQSEVAAELGVSDSAVANWEAGHSSPDPEKLPAYAAALRGDLDELFPRTGLPDLADLRCDAGIYQYETAEVIGTNSAGPVAGAERGDRLLKDKYVPPLAAKYGVSEAELRRAEDRSMAAAEARKNGTAAEPGAQEAAAEFNGPPGSLAEKITLILQRSYPGPQGPPSDAEMAADVNAHAGAAIITEAGFADLRTGVTDTAPPAVLDALATVVGVSRMYFEPDEAVAAQVYEGLQLLAAAKKGAVGRVRARGLGSRGLPPKAMALVNELVAELEEKEAETGK, from the coding sequence ATGCCTGCCCGTCACTTCGACCGACACCGTGCTCGCGCGGTACGGCGAGCTGCCGACATCCTCCAGAGCGAGGTGGCGGCAGAGCTGGGCGTGTCCGACTCCGCGGTAGCGAACTGGGAGGCCGGCCACTCCTCGCCCGATCCGGAGAAGCTACCCGCATACGCGGCGGCGCTCAGAGGCGACCTGGACGAGCTGTTTCCCCGTACCGGCCTGCCCGACCTGGCTGACCTGCGCTGCGATGCCGGCATCTACCAGTACGAAACGGCCGAGGTGATCGGAACCAACAGCGCCGGCCCGGTCGCGGGGGCCGAGCGCGGTGACCGCCTGCTCAAGGACAAGTACGTCCCACCCCTGGCAGCGAAGTACGGCGTCAGTGAAGCGGAGCTGCGCCGGGCCGAGGACCGTTCCATGGCCGCCGCAGAGGCGAGAAAGAACGGCACGGCGGCAGAGCCGGGGGCCCAGGAAGCTGCTGCGGAGTTCAACGGACCGCCGGGATCCCTCGCCGAGAAGATCACGCTGATTCTGCAGCGCTCGTATCCCGGTCCACAGGGACCCCCCTCGGACGCCGAGATGGCGGCCGACGTGAATGCCCATGCCGGGGCGGCGATCATCACCGAGGCGGGCTTCGCCGATCTGCGGACCGGTGTCACGGACACGGCGCCGCCCGCGGTCCTGGACGCGCTGGCCACCGTGGTCGGCGTGTCTCGGATGTACTTCGAGCCGGACGAGGCCGTGGCCGCCCAGGTCTATGAGGGGCTGCAGCTGCTGGCCGCCGCGAAGAAGGGCGCCGTGGGCCGGGTGAGGGCCCGCGGCCTGGGCTCGCGGGGCCTGCCGCCTAAGGCGATGGCGCTGGTCAACGAGCTGGTGGCGGAGCTGGAGGAGAAGGAAGCGGAAACCGGCAAGTAA
- a CDS encoding MAB_1171c family putative transporter, with the protein MTEILLLIIAAAVIWRLYLWSRAPHDAPTRSVALSLLSAGLSYPVAMPGGATGIDTVAGHGAAKVAQNVLLLGTVYFLMCFYLYSADGQAARRRARWEGVVVAMVAVAIILAAVSVPHEALAGSFSTADMTISQVAFFYAGAGLYLMYALGAAGWWSARYARMSRRPHATGLWMTAIGLGAMAVACAVRAVFVAVRWSGGSVPHRLTASVAVGLVVSSLLFVAGITYSGVRARITATRLWLRRRRDHRRLTPLWQLLIEVYPENELRPASRGLWDRWRARGVHRRYHRRIVECRDGLVDISPYLVRGEDGTNLLDLEPTQLARRLRSAVTMIKNGDPAPGQAVALAVPQEDDRNADVRQLIAVSEALGLTA; encoded by the coding sequence GTGACCGAGATACTCCTGCTGATCATCGCGGCTGCTGTCATATGGCGGCTATACCTGTGGTCACGCGCCCCGCACGACGCTCCCACCCGGTCGGTCGCCCTGTCCCTGCTGAGCGCGGGCCTGTCGTATCCGGTGGCCATGCCGGGGGGCGCCACCGGCATCGACACCGTGGCCGGGCACGGCGCAGCGAAAGTGGCCCAAAACGTTCTGCTGCTGGGGACGGTCTACTTCCTGATGTGCTTCTACCTGTACTCGGCGGACGGGCAAGCGGCGCGGCGTCGCGCCCGGTGGGAAGGCGTCGTCGTGGCCATGGTCGCGGTGGCGATCATCCTGGCGGCTGTGAGCGTGCCGCACGAGGCGCTCGCCGGCTCGTTCAGCACGGCGGATATGACGATCTCCCAGGTCGCCTTCTTCTACGCCGGCGCCGGCCTGTATCTGATGTACGCGCTCGGTGCTGCCGGATGGTGGTCCGCCCGATATGCCCGCATGTCCCGGCGTCCTCACGCTACGGGGCTGTGGATGACCGCGATCGGACTGGGGGCGATGGCGGTGGCCTGCGCCGTCCGCGCGGTCTTCGTCGCCGTCCGGTGGAGCGGGGGGTCCGTGCCGCACCGGCTCACGGCGAGCGTGGCGGTCGGGCTAGTGGTGTCGAGTCTGCTCTTCGTCGCGGGCATCACCTATTCGGGGGTTCGCGCCAGGATCACGGCGACGCGGCTGTGGCTGCGCCGGCGGCGAGATCACCGTCGGCTGACCCCGTTGTGGCAGCTGCTGATCGAGGTCTACCCCGAGAATGAGTTGCGCCCTGCTTCCCGCGGGCTCTGGGACCGGTGGCGGGCGCGTGGCGTGCACCGCCGCTACCACCGGCGGATAGTGGAATGCCGGGACGGACTGGTCGACATCAGCCCCTACCTGGTGCGCGGCGAGGACGGCACCAACCTGCTGGACCTTGAGCCGACTCAGCTGGCCCGGCGCCTACGATCCGCCGTGACCATGATCAAGAACGGCGACCCGGCGCCGGGGCAGGCAGTCGCCCTGGCGGTGCCGCAGGAAGACGACCGGAACGCGGATGTCCGCCAGCTCATCGCGGTGTCGGAAGCGCTCGGGCTGACCGCGTGA
- a CDS encoding transposase, producing MICADELGPVIPRAFPPAPAWSPDGRRIKSEVDYSRGPDKTWVYGGLRPADGQAVTMTASSRNSVFYQQFLQQLEDANPTGEIWIVTDNLSSHNSLSTRTWLEDHPRIRHAFIPVGACWLNLQEGWWRIFRKTALAGRSFANRDDIAYATALATSQLNSCATPWIWGRPAPPTRQLRRRYTYTV from the coding sequence GTGATCTGCGCCGACGAGCTGGGGCCGGTGATCCCACGGGCCTTCCCGCCCGCACCTGCCTGGTCACCCGACGGGCGCCGGATCAAGTCCGAAGTCGACTACAGCCGCGGACCGGACAAGACCTGGGTCTACGGCGGCCTGCGCCCCGCCGACGGCCAGGCCGTCACGATGACCGCGTCCTCCCGCAACAGCGTCTTCTACCAGCAGTTCCTGCAACAGCTCGAGGACGCCAACCCGACCGGCGAAATCTGGATCGTCACCGACAACCTGTCCTCCCACAACAGCCTGTCCACCCGGACCTGGCTCGAGGACCATCCCCGTATCCGCCACGCCTTCATCCCCGTCGGCGCCTGCTGGCTCAACCTGCAAGAAGGCTGGTGGCGCATCTTCCGCAAAACTGCCCTCGCCGGCCGGTCGTTCGCCAACCGCGACGACATCGCATACGCCACCGCCCTCGCAACCAGCCAGCTCAACTCCTGTGCGACCCCCTGGATCTGGGGCAGACCCGCACCACCAACCCGCCAACTACGGCGCCGATATACGTATACCGTTTGA
- a CDS encoding IS701 family transposase, with protein MKLGEVERLRGELSEFVADVFGSLPRRDQRRWGECYLRGLMVDGRRKSIQPMADRLPDGNMQALQQFVNQSPWDPLPVRRRIARRLSEAIVPEVWVIDDVSFPKCGQASVGVSRQYCGAVGKRANCQVAVSVHAATDTASCPLDWQLYLPREWADEPDRCRRAGIPESVGHQEKWRLALGLLDTLAEWELKAPVVVADAGYGVSTPFRIALEERGLRYVLALTGKEVAHPEAAEPHRPAYGGLGPPTLPRYRTPPQALSVHAGEATTAAFTEVTWRQGSRGPMASRFTVLTVRPAGKQALAAAQTAGGGHYHWDGVLPPRTVLVEWPADQQVPTGYWISNLPVTTPVEDLVRWAKMRWRIEHDYRELKHGLGLDHFEGRTWRGWHHHVTLVTAAQAFLTIRRLDPKAHTPA; from the coding sequence GTGAAGCTCGGGGAGGTGGAACGGCTCCGGGGTGAGTTATCGGAGTTCGTTGCTGATGTGTTTGGTTCGCTGCCGCGGCGGGATCAGCGGCGGTGGGGCGAGTGTTATCTGCGGGGGCTGATGGTGGACGGCCGGCGCAAGTCGATCCAGCCGATGGCCGATCGGCTGCCGGACGGGAACATGCAGGCCCTGCAGCAGTTCGTGAACCAGTCCCCGTGGGATCCGCTGCCGGTCCGGCGGCGGATCGCCCGGCGGCTGTCGGAGGCGATCGTGCCTGAGGTGTGGGTGATCGACGATGTGTCGTTCCCCAAGTGCGGCCAAGCGTCGGTCGGGGTGTCCCGCCAGTACTGCGGAGCGGTCGGGAAACGGGCGAACTGCCAGGTCGCAGTCAGCGTCCATGCCGCCACCGACACCGCATCGTGTCCGCTGGACTGGCAGTTGTATCTGCCCCGGGAATGGGCGGACGAGCCGGACCGGTGCCGTAGGGCCGGAATCCCGGAGAGCGTCGGCCATCAGGAGAAGTGGCGCCTCGCGCTCGGCCTGCTCGACACACTCGCAGAGTGGGAGTTGAAGGCCCCGGTTGTGGTCGCTGATGCCGGCTATGGCGTCAGCACCCCGTTCCGCATCGCCCTGGAGGAACGGGGGCTGCGCTATGTGCTGGCGCTGACCGGGAAGGAGGTCGCCCACCCAGAGGCGGCCGAGCCGCACCGGCCTGCCTATGGCGGCCTGGGACCGCCGACCCTGCCGCGCTACCGAACCCCGCCACAAGCTCTGTCCGTCCACGCGGGCGAAGCCACCACCGCGGCATTCACCGAGGTCACCTGGCGGCAGGGCAGCAGAGGACCCATGGCCTCACGGTTCACCGTCCTGACCGTGCGACCGGCCGGCAAGCAGGCTCTGGCTGCCGCTCAGACAGCAGGCGGCGGCCACTACCACTGGGATGGCGTTCTACCCCCACGCACGGTGCTCGTGGAATGGCCCGCAGACCAGCAGGTCCCGACCGGCTACTGGATATCGAACCTGCCCGTCACCACACCGGTTGAGGACTTGGTGCGATGGGCCAAGATGCGCTGGCGCATCGAGCACGACTACCGCGAACTCAAACACGGCCTGGGCCTGGACCACTTCGAAGGCCGCACCTGGCGCGGCTGGCACCACCATGTCACCCTCGTCACCGCCGCCCAGGCCTTCCTCACCATCCGGCGGCTCGACCCAAAAGCACACACGCCGGCCTGA
- a CDS encoding transposase, producing MICADELGPVIPRAFPPAPAWSPDGRRIKSEVDYSRGPDKTWVYGGLRPADGQAVTMTASSRNSVFYQQFLQQLEDANPTGEIWIVTDNLSSHNSLSTRTWLEDHPRIRHAFIPVGACWLNLQEGWWRIFRKTALAGRSFANRDDIAYATALATSQLNSCATPWIWGRPAPPTRQLRRRYTYTV from the coding sequence GTGATCTGCGCCGACGAGCTGGGGCCGGTGATCCCACGGGCCTTCCCGCCCGCACCTGCCTGGTCACCCGACGGGCGCCGGATCAAGTCCGAAGTCGACTACAGCCGCGGACCGGACAAGACCTGGGTCTACGGCGGCCTGCGCCCCGCCGACGGCCAGGCCGTCACGATGACCGCGTCCTCCCGCAACAGCGTCTTCTACCAGCAGTTCCTGCAACAGCTCGAGGACGCCAACCCGACCGGCGAAATCTGGATCGTCACCGACAACCTGTCCTCCCACAACAGCCTGTCCACCCGGACCTGGCTCGAGGACCATCCCCGTATCCGCCACGCCTTCATCCCCGTCGGCGCCTGCTGGCTCAACCTGCAAGAAGGCTGGTGGCGCATCTTCCGCAAAACTGCCCTCGCCGGCCGGTCGTTCGCCAACCGCGACGACATCGCATACGCCACCGCCCTCGCAACCAGCCAGCTCAACTCCTGTGCAACCCCCTGGATCTGGGGCAGACCCGCACCACCAACCCGCCAACTACGGCGCCGATATACGTATACCGTTTGA
- a CDS encoding amidohydrolase family protein codes for MLITARRVLTGSGTYLQDGAVLVEGDSITEVGPRTQLADRADGTHLAFPDATVVPGLIDAHVHLAFDGGGEPVAALAESSDERLLQDMRRRAEQLLFSGVTTVRDLGDRGGLAFRLDDEISRGGTPGPRIVAAGTPATPPGGHCYFLGGEVSGAAEVRDLVRRNLAAGAGVIKAMVTGGGLTKDGPKSWQSQFSTEELQALVDEAHQAGVPVAAHAHGADGIAAAVDAGVDTIEHCTWMTSDGFDLRRDVLKKIIDQGIVVCPAVSPHWEMLPRFFGEERAAAMFALVREMAEAGAKLVAGTDAGVQRAGFDGLVPALAFYKHLGLPNSRILDMATADAAGALGLGEKTGRIAPGLLADLLVVDGDPLDDLGALRQIRMVIAAGRVHEPGSSTEKKQ; via the coding sequence ATGCTGATCACCGCCCGCCGGGTCCTGACCGGCTCCGGGACGTACCTGCAAGACGGCGCTGTCCTCGTCGAGGGCGACTCGATCACCGAAGTCGGGCCGCGCACGCAGCTCGCTGACCGCGCCGACGGGACGCACCTGGCGTTTCCCGACGCGACGGTGGTGCCCGGACTGATCGACGCGCATGTGCATCTCGCGTTCGACGGCGGCGGCGAGCCTGTGGCCGCCCTCGCCGAGTCGAGCGACGAGCGACTGCTTCAGGACATGCGCCGGCGCGCGGAGCAGCTCCTGTTCAGCGGTGTGACGACGGTCCGAGACCTGGGCGACCGAGGCGGCCTGGCCTTCCGCCTCGACGATGAGATCAGCCGGGGCGGCACTCCCGGCCCTCGTATCGTGGCCGCGGGCACACCGGCGACTCCGCCCGGAGGCCACTGCTATTTCCTGGGCGGTGAGGTCTCCGGCGCGGCCGAGGTTCGTGATCTCGTGCGGCGCAACCTCGCGGCGGGCGCTGGCGTGATCAAGGCGATGGTGACCGGTGGCGGCCTGACCAAGGACGGTCCGAAGAGCTGGCAGAGCCAGTTCTCCACGGAGGAACTCCAGGCCCTGGTGGACGAGGCGCATCAGGCTGGCGTGCCGGTGGCCGCGCACGCTCACGGAGCGGACGGTATCGCCGCGGCCGTAGACGCCGGCGTGGACACCATCGAGCACTGCACCTGGATGACGAGTGACGGTTTCGATCTTCGTCGGGACGTCTTGAAGAAGATCATCGACCAGGGCATCGTGGTCTGTCCGGCCGTGAGTCCGCACTGGGAGATGCTGCCTCGCTTCTTCGGCGAGGAGCGGGCGGCAGCCATGTTCGCTCTGGTCCGGGAGATGGCCGAGGCCGGCGCCAAGCTCGTTGCCGGAACGGACGCCGGCGTGCAGCGAGCCGGGTTCGACGGGCTCGTGCCAGCACTCGCTTTCTACAAGCATCTGGGCCTGCCCAACAGCAGGATCCTCGACATGGCCACCGCGGACGCGGCCGGAGCCCTGGGGCTGGGCGAGAAGACGGGCCGGATCGCGCCCGGACTCCTCGCGGACCTGCTGGTCGTCGACGGAGATCCGCTGGATGACCTCGGGGCCCTCCGCCAGATCCGTATGGTGATCGCGGCAGGACGAGTGCACGAGCCGGGCTCGTCGACAGAGAAGAAGCAGTAG
- a CDS encoding NUDIX hydrolase — translation MNGDDHWRRQGGRLLFAGGPQGRIRLTVDNAVRPDGAVVEYPHVAAPDSVRVLAVYRGRVAMVTQHHYLHGTITDLPGGLVDEGEQPVDAARRELAEETGLYATWLFSLGAVATARATSTERAHLYLAHGCTPGPTSQDAGESVRAHWSSWHELNEPDATALQAVMPFPLGDAASLAAVQRNGVALRAVGGALPARREDLPTAAWAAYTVAALRDPIAEDRLSLV, via the coding sequence ATGAACGGCGACGATCATTGGCGCAGGCAGGGCGGTCGGCTCCTTTTCGCGGGCGGCCCACAGGGCCGTATCCGCCTGACCGTCGACAATGCAGTGCGTCCGGACGGTGCCGTTGTGGAGTACCCGCATGTCGCTGCGCCGGACTCGGTCCGGGTTCTCGCCGTCTATCGGGGGCGGGTGGCCATGGTCACCCAGCACCACTACCTCCACGGCACTATCACGGATCTGCCGGGGGGCCTCGTCGACGAGGGCGAGCAACCCGTGGACGCCGCTCGCCGCGAACTCGCCGAGGAGACCGGCCTGTACGCCACATGGCTCTTCTCACTCGGTGCGGTGGCAACCGCTCGGGCCACCAGCACCGAGCGCGCCCATCTCTATCTGGCGCACGGCTGCACTCCGGGCCCGACCTCGCAGGACGCAGGCGAATCCGTACGGGCGCACTGGTCCTCGTGGCACGAACTGAACGAGCCTGATGCCACTGCCTTGCAGGCGGTCATGCCCTTCCCGCTGGGCGACGCGGCGTCGCTCGCCGCTGTGCAGCGCAACGGCGTGGCCCTGCGGGCGGTCGGCGGGGCGCTCCCGGCGCGCCGTGAGGACCTGCCGACCGCAGCCTGGGCGGCCTACACGGTGGCTGCGCTGCGTGACCCGATCGCTGAGGACCGGCTGAGCCTGGTCTGA
- a CDS encoding pyridoxamine 5'-phosphate oxidase family protein, translating to MPSEKFSQTPERSAFWSEYHLCTLTTLRPDGSPHVVPVGVTVDADAGVARVITRKSSKKVANIQAFRPGEARVAVCQVDGGRWATLEGTAEVLTDAAAVDDAVARYADRYGRTPAPDPERVVIEITIERSMGLAVLPRPASAERAA from the coding sequence ATGCCTAGCGAGAAATTCAGCCAGACGCCTGAACGCTCTGCGTTCTGGAGTGAATACCATCTGTGCACGCTGACCACTCTTCGGCCCGATGGAAGTCCGCATGTGGTGCCCGTCGGAGTCACCGTTGATGCCGACGCTGGAGTCGCTCGGGTTATCACGCGCAAATCAAGTAAGAAGGTCGCCAACATTCAGGCGTTTCGCCCCGGCGAAGCCCGCGTGGCCGTCTGCCAGGTCGACGGAGGACGCTGGGCCACCCTGGAAGGAACGGCCGAGGTGCTCACTGACGCCGCAGCGGTCGACGATGCCGTGGCGCGCTACGCCGACCGGTACGGACGGACACCGGCCCCGGACCCCGAGCGGGTGGTCATCGAGATCACGATCGAGCGGAGCATGGGGCTGGCCGTACTTCCCCGCCCTGCGTCGGCTGAACGTGCCGCGTGA
- a CDS encoding transposase: MICADELGPVIPRTFPPAPAWSPDGHRIKAELDYSRGPEKMWVYGALRVRDGQQITMTASSRNSVFYQQFLQQVEDANPTGEIWIVTDNLSSHNSLSTRTWLEDHPRIHHAFIPVGACWLNLQEGWWRIFRKTALAGRSFANRDDIDQATALATAQLNSRANPWIWGRPTPPTRLLRRRYVYTI, translated from the coding sequence GTGATCTGCGCCGACGAGCTGGGGCCGGTGATCCCGCGGACGTTTCCGCCCGCACCTGCCTGGTCACCGGACGGACACCGGATCAAAGCGGAACTCGACTACAGCCGCGGACCGGAGAAAATGTGGGTCTACGGAGCCTTACGTGTCCGGGACGGCCAGCAGATCACCATGACCGCGTCCTCCCGCAACAGCGTCTTCTACCAGCAGTTCCTGCAACAGGTCGAGGACGCCAACCCGACCGGGGAGATCTGGATCGTCACCGACAACCTGTCCTCCCACAACAGCCTGTCCACGCGGACCTGGCTGGAGGACCATCCCCGCATCCACCACGCCTTCATTCCCGTCGGCGCGTGCTGGCTCAACCTGCAGGAAGGATGGTGGCGCATCTTCCGCAAGACAGCCCTCGCCGGCCGGTCATTCGCCAACCGCGACGACATCGACCAGGCCACAGCCCTGGCCACCGCCCAGCTCAACTCCCGTGCCAATCCCTGGATCTGGGGCAGGCCGACCCCGCCAACTCGCTTACTACGGCGCCGATATGTGTACACCATTTGA
- a CDS encoding helix-turn-helix domain-containing protein, translating to MKNPASTSVIRFLDRGRSVSEVADLLECHPVTVRAEVHRFTAGGIEALPDASRPSLPAKLPGPDDRTALSWPSCSGSPPGRG from the coding sequence GTGAAGAATCCGGCCTCGACCTCTGTGATCCGTTTCCTGGACCGCGGCAGGTCCGTATCCGAGGTCGCCGATCTGCTGGAGTGTCATCCGGTCACGGTCCGCGCCGAGGTCCACCGCTTCACGGCCGGTGGGATCGAGGCACTGCCCGATGCCTCTCGCCCGAGCCTTCCGGCAAAGCTTCCGGGGCCAGACGACCGGACCGCGTTGAGTTGGCCGAGCTGCTCGGGGTCCCCGCCGGGACGGGGATGA
- a CDS encoding amidase family protein, giving the protein MEDDTQRGPVHCTGIVRLQEVAEPGDLAGISGGPPVAAQEQLLHATATATADDKTAAAELTAVRQLQDDDTSPRATFLRHRTQTHRNWLRANEERARLRSDWQRFLTEHDVLVTPAAPTPAIPAGSRTLTVDGQERNFFDQTGWTNLASHIGLPALVVPLATTTQGLPIGVQIIGRPYADRVLLDVAERLATLLRAFG; this is encoded by the coding sequence TTGGAGGATGACACCCAGCGTGGTCCAGTCCACTGCACGGGGATTGTCCGGCTGCAGGAGGTCGCCGAGCCGGGCGACCTTGCGGGCATATCGGGCGGACCGCCGGTCGCCGCCCAAGAACAACTCCTGCATGCCACAGCGACGGCCACGGCCGATGACAAAACCGCTGCTGCCGAACTCACCGCTGTACGCCAGCTGCAGGACGACGACACCAGTCCCCGCGCGACCTTCCTCCGCCACCGGACCCAAACCCACCGCAACTGGCTGCGCGCGAACGAAGAACGCGCCAGACTCCGATCGGACTGGCAGCGGTTCCTCACGGAACACGACGTGCTCGTCACACCTGCCGCACCAACACCCGCGATCCCGGCAGGCAGCCGCACCCTTACGGTCGACGGCCAGGAGCGGAACTTCTTCGACCAGACCGGCTGGACCAACCTCGCCAGCCACATCGGTCTCCCCGCCCTGGTCGTACCACTGGCCACGACCACCCAGGGGCTGCCCATTGGCGTCCAGATCATTGGCCGGCCATACGCAGATCGCGTTCTGCTCGACGTGGCGGAACGGCTCGCGACGCTGCTTCGTGCCTTCGGGTGA
- a CDS encoding helix-turn-helix domain-containing protein: MRARMIELSWSGLRVPAIAEELGCNQKTVRCWLHRFNHSGLPGLDDLGGQGRKRRITEEERSRIIALVKTVPPGRLRWEPVGELWAFDESGPAEWTLDSLAAAARAEGIEVSRSQVRRILLAEGVRWRRTRSWTRSKDPDFVPKGHGSSASTPARPTTRR; this comes from the coding sequence ATGCGGGCCCGGATGATTGAGCTGAGCTGGTCGGGGTTACGCGTGCCGGCCATCGCTGAGGAGCTGGGCTGCAACCAGAAGACGGTCCGCTGCTGGCTGCACCGCTTCAACCACTCGGGTCTGCCAGGGCTGGACGATCTGGGCGGGCAGGGCCGCAAGCGGCGGATCACCGAGGAGGAGCGGTCGAGAATCATTGCGCTGGTCAAGACCGTGCCGCCGGGGCGGCTGCGGTGGGAGCCCGTCGGAGAGTTGTGGGCCTTCGACGAGTCCGGGCCGGCCGAGTGGACCCTGGATTCCCTGGCCGCGGCAGCGCGGGCCGAAGGGATCGAAGTGAGCCGCTCACAGGTCCGGCGCATTCTGCTCGCCGAGGGCGTGCGCTGGCGCCGCACCCGGTCCTGGACGCGTTCGAAGGATCCAGACTTCGTCCCAAAAGGACACGGATCATCGGCCTCTACACCCGCCCGCCCGACGACGCGACGGTGA
- a CDS encoding helix-turn-helix domain-containing protein, translating to MVLRARPTRDEDERRVVRRLSRARKAPRDLVMRARMIELSWSGLRVPAIAVELGCSQKTVRCWLHRFNRSGLQGLDDLGGQGRKRRITEEERSRIISLVKTVPPGRLRWEPVGELWAFDESGPAEWTLDSLAAAARAEGIEVGRSQVRRILLAEGVRWRRTRSWTRSKDADFVPKGHGSSASAPSRPTVRR from the coding sequence ATGGTTCTACGAGCACGGCCGACGCGTGATGAGGACGAACGGAGAGTCGTTCGCCGGTTGTCGCGGGCGCGGAAGGCTCCGCGTGATCTGGTGATGCGGGCCCGGATGATCGAGCTGAGCTGGTCGGGGCTGCGAGTGCCGGCGATCGCTGTTGAGCTGGGCTGCAGCCAGAAAACAGTGCGGTGCTGGCTGCACCGCTTCAACCGCTCAGGCCTGCAAGGGCTGGATGATCTGGGCGGCCAGGGCCGCAAGCGACGGATCACCGAGGAGGAACGCTCCAGGATCATCTCCTTGGTGAAGACCGTGCCGCCGGGGCGACTGCGGTGGGAGCCCGTCGGGGAGCTGTGGGCCTTCGACGAGTCCGGGCCGGCCGAGTGGACCCTGGATTCCCTGGCCGCGGCAGCCCGGGCCGAGGGGATCGAGGTGGGTCGCTCACAGGTCCGGCGTATCCTGCTCGCCGAGGGTGTGCGCTGGCGCCGCACCCGGTCCTGGACGCGGTCGAAGGATGCGGACTTCGTCCCAAAAGGACACGGATCATCGGCCTCTGCACCCAGCCGCCCGACGGTGCGACGGTGA